A genome region from Pygocentrus nattereri isolate fPygNat1 chromosome 6, fPygNat1.pri, whole genome shotgun sequence includes the following:
- the parp14rs3 gene encoding protein mono-ADP-ribosyltransferase PARP14 isoform X1 produces the protein MAEKTLVVEGLPDDFHSVGSKLELYFRNKRRSGGEVLQIQEHPENKRKALLVYITEEELKKVLEKRLHQIDFKAQGVVKVTVKRLEDQSPEVHKVKPPVQPKPKLEKLELNQTTPAPPAKLVSEIPKGNDEDSSTQDLLVSTTESVDKDTFTIYFEQFTEHVEITKHGKDSWILKVANQSDVQKILHQKEHDFGISVEVYKERNVSEVWDPRRFILNGFKDSCTCKLISVFIGSCSQKAEHTWELLGDDRIVVTFKENIDGNVFINKCSTKKLKDMEIGASHLELTDSVLVEGDMSKIKEEILNLYFSNKKRSGGGEIKSLIWVNKLKSVVICFEECHVAQQVVEQKHHVCETDLSVFLFYPSLQKALTGKMPTLSNIPINIIIPVDEKVLSFVERSEQCKNYFQSQLKKVHANVLFDKTTSSREITLEMAVDKESLAALRVGRTWESKARREADAFLSKYSTAELAVEVEVWKKVEKHCHQLISLDVDLSFKEDKSKIVVVGLKDAVSTLLDKTQSLLQDASAELEVERNTVEKVITLESKEMFELVANQVHSKLSIETIFTKDEGTLTFSLRGLKDDVSVAERVITQVKDNVVFHKLSLSLHLLHFLKSLDLKKFEQDHFVPSHIPAFFLKSGDLLGILVEKANIKISEDKLTGILKEEVIKITSDLTSVINSENWVNFLKTLKAEVELGHNAHNVNIIPTEEEIVICGFAQVVADLSKKVRDYLENKTPATEDIHLRSLREVEFVESCMNLSEVPEIRNLGVTVFACETKNSCLKVTAAKEKIKDARSVVQKHVSSIITETLVYSKAGESKVMHKNEANVKAKAKEWNCMAYLSEKAGSTRPSKCYTHKISNCLTLTFAEGDLLTYTADGFVCPMNSNLAFDHPIAQQFLQVGGSQIQSVCSRLQKEKQTLLAGDVILSDTGRLHAKALVYAILPQSNCTLSFCYMESTILGSLQKAESRNCASVAMPAIGCGTFGFSVKESCTAIREAIVKFSNDYHSSASSIKNVFVVDSNPAVVEEFNTVIAQLGFPIARTFACSSNTTPKNPLKAMKRTQGSDTEVTVHGVQVYVKKGDITKETVDVIVNSNNSALDLNTGVSGAILTAAGQSVVDECKNHGPQKPDGVVLTSGGNLSCKHIAQIVGPNSAADITASIEKVLNLCEGQMAATVAIPAIGTGRGGIGGNESIKAIFTGLEYHLNQLMSSCLKEITVVAFEQKIFDSYCSYFKERNKKIPPKVAQTAQTKMPANQVKIGGVRIEVKKGNIINETVRAIVNTTNNQMNLTSGVSGAVFKAAGPSVQQECQNHGQLQSDTAAVTSAGNMQCDYIIHIMGPHSTADASLRVKKALERCEEKQISTISFPAVGTGGGGLKGPESITAMLQGFDDHLSNRTSTAVKLLYVVVDRDEVLQEFLQGLKQWTTKPQQDSDDELEEDSDESPYSSDGESSYSSEEEEEEEEEEDARSAATTEAIIGHVKVKVFCGDITKELTEAIVNSTNTSLNLSSGVSGAILKAAGQTVVDECKKLGTQPSDGVVLTKGGNLPVKNIVHMVGQTSEKEITRCMYNVLKKCEENKIQSVSFPALGTGAGKLAAAQVAKAMIDALTHFSIDSPAFLKSVQIVIFQPNMLPDFEDALKTFKKISPKPSSVTKGTPIKQTQAKPVKPPLCLATETAAVTFPVMNVEVYGTSPADLAKVKKFISDLISEECSSKDIMSSHLPILPEADKEAIVALSHSNQVHVHVATADKLTVSGKKDDVLDAVLKIKSFLQGVKDRELQEEEEKRVSETLRWEVAEGEAWVPLDKSISYQMELAFHKKEQTFTYQKKGETYTVNFKDLKRVNSKGQSCRVKRTLLGDSETAVINPPATWTKMDGKDLEIIALPPGSPEYKKIEKDFVRSSKHQDVAPVQVVEIHRIQNQPQWQRYSVLKQAVDKKYPKQTNERFLYHGTTKDICQKINKNGFNRSFCGRNAVVHGDGTYFAREAWYSCQDQYSNPDENGLKYIYRARVVTGAMCKSRKGMKEPDPLDPKDPQAGLHDCAVDNVPNPFIFVVFCDAGAYPDYLITFKSV, from the exons ATGGCCGAGAAAACGCTGGTGGTCGAGGGTCTTCCAGATGATTTCCACTCAGTGGGGTCGAAGTTAGAGCTGTatttcagaaacaaaaggagatcTGGAGGGGAGGTTTTACAGATTCAGGAGCATCCGGAAAACAAACGGAAAGCTCTGCTTGTCTACATCACTGAAGAAG AATTAAAGAAAGTACTTGAGAAAAGACTCCACCAGATTGATTTCAAAGCTCAGGGAGTCGTGAAAGTGACAGTAAAACGTCTGGAGGATCAGAGCCCTGAGGTTCATAAGGTCAAACCCCCTGTACAGCCCAAACCTAAGCTTGAAAAGCTCGAGCTCAACCAGACAACACCGGCCCCTCCTGCCAAG TTGGTCTCCGAAATCCCCAAAG GAAATGATGAGGACTCCAGTACACAGGACTTGCTTGTCAGCACCACAGAGTCAGTTGATAAAGATACCTTCACAATCTACTTTGAGCAGTTCACTGAGCACGTTGAAATCACAAAACATGGGAAAGACAGTTGGATCCTAAAAGTAGCCAACCAGTCAG atgtacAGAAGATTCTGCACCAGAAGGAACATGACTTTGGCATTTCAGTGGAGGTgtataaagaaagaaatgtgtCAGAGGTGTGGGACCCCCGTCGCTTCATCTTAAATGGGTTTAAAGACAGTTGCACATGCAAATTAATTTCAGTGTTCATTGGCAGCTGCAGTCAAAAGGCAGAACATACCTGGGAGCTTTTAGGTGATGACAGGATTGTGGTCACCTTCAAAGAAAATATTG atgGAAATGTATTCATAAATAAGTGCAGCACCAAAAAGCTGAAGGACATGGAGATTGGAGCTTCTCATTTGGAGCTTACAGATTCAGTTCTGGTGGAAGGGGACATGagcaaaattaaagaagaaatTCTTAATCTCTACTTCAGCAACAAGAAGAGAAGTGGTGGAGGAGAAATCAAATCCTTAATATGGGTCAACAAACTCAAAAGTGTGGTCATCTGTTTTGAAGAGTGTCATG TTGCACAACAAGTAGTGGAGCAGAAGCATCATGTTTGTGAAACGGATCTCAgcgtttttctgttttacccAAGTCTGCAGAAGGCTCTAACTGGGAAGATGCCTACTTTGTCcaacattcccataaacatcATCATTCCTGTTGATGAGAAAGTGCTCAGTTTTGTTGAAAGAAGTGAACAGTGCAAAAATTACTTTCAGAGCCAACTCAAGAAGGTTCATGCTAATGTCCTTTTTGACAAGACCACGTCCTCCCGAGAGATAACACTGGAGATGGCTGTGGACAAAGAGTCTTTAGCCGCACTGCGAGTTGGGCGAACCTGGGAGTCTAAGGCCAGAAGGGAAGCGGATGCCTTTCTGAGCAAGTACAGCACAGCTGAATTGGCAGTTGAGGTTGAGGTGTGGAAGAAGGTGGAGAAGCATTGTCATCAGCTTATAAGTTTGGATGTTGACCTTTCTTTCAAAGAAGACAAAAGCAAAATTGTAGTAGTTGGCCTAAAAGATGCAGTCAGTACCCTTTTAGACAAGACACAAAGCCTTCTTCAGGACGCATCTGCAGAATTGGAAGTTGAAAGAAACACTGTTGAGAAAGTGATTACCTTGGAATCAAAAGAGATGTTTGAGCTCGTAGCAAATCAAGTACATTCCAAACTAAGTATTGAAACTATTTTTACCAAAGATGAAGGTACCCTGAccttcagtcttagaggtttgAAGGATGATGTAAGTGTTGCCGAGAGGGTCATCACCCAGGTAAAGGACAATGTTGTCTTTCACAAGTTGAGCCTCTCATTGCATTTGCTTCACTTTCTGAAGTCTTTAGATCTAAAGAAATTTGAGCAAGACCATTTTGTCCCAAGCCATATCCCAGCTTTCTTTCTGAAAAGTGGAGATCTTCTTGGGATCCTTGTAGAGAAAGCAAACATTAAGATATCTGAGGACAAATTAACAGGGATCCTGAAAGAGGAGGTCATCAAAATTACGAGTGATCTTACCTCAGTGATCAACAGTGAAAACTGGGTGAACTTTTTGAAGACACTTAAGGCCGAAGTTGAATTAGGCCATAATGCTCATAACGTTAACATCATACCTACAGAGGAAGAAATTGTAATCTGTGGATTTGCTCAAGTGGTGGCAGACCTCTCAAAAAAGGTGAGAGACTATCTGGAGAACAAGACaccagcaactgaagacatccATCTCAGGTCTTTGCGAGAGGTTGAGTTTGTTGAGTCTTGCATGAACTTGTCAGAAGTTCCTGAAATCCGTAACCTTGGCGTAACTGTATTTGCTTGCGAGACAAAGAATTCTTGTCTGAaggttacagcagcaaaggagaaaatcaaagatGCAAGAAGTGTGGTGCAGAAGCATGTGTCGTCCATTATCACTGAGACATTGGTTTATTCTAAAGCAGGAGAGTCTAAGGTCATGCATAAGAATGAAGCCAATGTGAAGGCCAAAGCCAAGGAATGGAACTGCATGGCTTACCTGTCAGAGAAAGCAGGCAGCACTCGTCCTTCAAAGTGTTACACCCACAAAATAAGCAATTGCCTCACTCTAACATTTGCAGAGGGGGACTTGCTGACCTACACAGCTGATGGTTTTGTTTGTCCTATGAATAGCAACCTGGCTTTTGATCATCCGATTGCCCAGCAGTTCCTTCAAGTTGGAGGATCTCAGATTCAATCAGTGTGCAGCAGACttcagaaggaaaaacaaacctTACTTGCTGGGGATGTGATCCTCAGTGACACTGGTCGTCTTCATGCCAAAGCTCTTGTTTATGCCATCTTGCCCCAGAGTAACTGTACTCTGAGTTTTTGTTACATGGAATCGACCATTCTTGGTAGCCTCCAGAAAGCTGAAAGTAGAAACTGTGCCTCTGTCGCGATGCCGGCAATAGGCTGTGGAACTTTTGGGTTTTCCGTCAAAGAAAGCTGCACAGCAATCAGAGAAGCAATAGTTAAGTTCAGCAATGATTATCATAGTTCTGCAAGCAGCATAAAGAACGTATTTGTGGTGGATTCTAATCCAGCTGTAGTGGAAGAGTTCAACACCGTCATTGCTCAACTG GGTTTTCCAATTGCAAGGACATTTGCCTGTTCATCAAACACCACAcctaagaaccctttaaaagcTATGAAACGCACAcaaggatcagacacagaag TGACTGTTCATGGAGTGCAAGTGTATGTCAAAAAAGGAGACATCACCAAAGAGACAGTGGATGTCATCGTTAATTCCAACAACAGTGCATTAGATCTTAACACTG GTGTTTCTGGTGCAATTCTGACAGCAGCTGGACAATCAGTTGTGGATGAATGCAAAAACCATG GTCCTCAGAAACCAGATGGGGTGGTATTGACAAGTGGCGGGAACCTTTCATGTAAGCACATCGCTCAGATAGTTGGGCCTAACAGTGCTGCTGACATCACAGCCTCCATTGAGAAGGTCCTGAACCTATGTGAAGGTCAAATGGCTGCCACAGTGGCCATCCCTGCTATCGGGACAG GAAGGGGTGGTATTGGAGGAAATGAGTCAATCAAAGCCATTTTTACTGGACTTGAATACCATTTGAATCAGTTGATGTCATCCTGCCTTAAGGAGATAACTGTGGTTGCATTTGAACAGAAAATTTTTGACTCCTACTGCAGTTACTTCAAGGAGAGGAACAAGAAG aTTCCTCCTAAAGTTGCTCAGACAGCACAAACCAAGATGCCTGCAAATCAAG TCAAAATTGGAGGTGTGAGGATCGAAGTAAAGAAAGGTAACATCATCAACGAAACTGTGCGGGCCATTGTGAACACCACAAACAACCAAATGAACTTGACCTCAG GTGTTTCAGGGGCCGTATTCAAAGCAGCAGGACCCTCTGTTCAACAGGAGTGCCAAAACCATG GTCAACTTCAGAGTGACACGGCTGCAGTGACCAGTGCTGGAAACATGCAGTGTGATTACATCATCCACATAATGGGTCCCCACTCCACCGCTGATGCAAGTTTACGGGTGAAGAAAGCCCTGGAGCGCTGTGAAGAAAAGCAGATCAGCACCATTTCCTTCCCCGCTGTTGGGACTG GTGGAGGTGGCCTTAAGGGTCCGGAGTCCATTACTGCCATGCTGCAAGGTTTTGATGATCATTTATCTAACCGTACCTCCACTGCTGTCAAACTACTGTACGTTGTTGTCGACCGAGATGAAGTCTTACAAGAGTTTCTGCAAGGACTGAAACAATGGACCACAAAACCCCAG caggacagtgatgatgaattaGAAGAAGATAGCGACGAATCACCTTACAGCTCAGATGGTGAGAGTTCATACTcatcagaagaagaagaagaagaagaagaagaagaagatgccAGAAGTG cTGCCACCACAGAGGCAATCATTGGCCATGTCAAAGTAAAAGTGTTTTGTGGTGACATCACGAAAGAGCTGACGGAGGCGATCGTCAATAGCACTAATACCAGCCTCAATCTCAGCTCAG GTGTTTCAGGTGCTATTCTCAAAGCAGCAGGACAGACTGTTGTGGACGAATGCAAGAAACTAG GTACCCAGCCCAGTGATGGTGTGGTCCTGACAAAAGGTGGAAACCTTCCAGTTAAGAACATTGTCCATATGGTTGGTCAGACCAGTGAGAAAGAGATTACACGCTGCATGTATAACGTTCTAAAGAAGTGTGAAGAAAACAAGATCCAGTCTGTGTCCTTTCCTGCTCTTGGTACAG GCGCAGGAAAACTGGCAGCAGCTCAGGTTGCAAAAGCCATGATTGATGCTCTGACTCATTTTTCCATTGACTCTccagcttttttaaaaagtgtccaAATTGTCATTTTTCAACCAAACATGTTGCCAGACTTTGAAGATGCTCTGAAGACGTTTAAGAAGATCTCACCAAAACCCTCTTCAG TAACCAAGGGCACACCAATTAAGCAAACACAGGCAAAGCCAGTCAAACCACCACTATGCCTTGCTACTGAGACTGCTGCAGTAACTTTCCCTGTCATGAATGTGGAGGTATATGGGACCTCTCCTGCTGACCTTGCTAAGGTCAAGAAATTCATTTCTGACCTTATTTCTGAAGAGTGTTCCAGCAAAGATATTATGTCAAGTCATCTGCCCATCCTTCCTGAAGCTGACAAAGAGGCCATCGTGGCACTCAGTCACAGTAACCAAGTACATGTCCATGTGGCTACTGCAGATAAGTTGACTGTGTCAGGGAAGAAAGATGATGTTTTAGATGCTGTTCTGAAGATCAAAAGCTTCCTCCAGGGAGTCAAGGACAGGGAGCtccaagaagaagaagaaaagagagtgagtgagacatTACGCTGGGAAGTGGCTGAAGGAGAAGCATGGGTGCCACTAGACAAAAGCATTAGCTACCAAATGGAGTTGGCGTTTCACAAGAAAGAGCAGACGTTTACTTACCAGAAGAAAGGGGAGACCTACACTGTGAACTTCAAGGACTTGAAACGAGTAAATAGCAAGGGACAGTCCTGCAGGGTCAAGAGAACTCTGCTTGGAGACTCAGAAACAG CTGTCATTAATCCTCCAGCAACATGGACCAAAATGGATGGAAAGGACCTGGAAATAATTGCTCTGCCTCCAGGTTCACCAGAATACAAGAAAATAGAGAAAGATTTTGTACGCTCCAGTAAACACCAAGATGTGGCTCCTGTGCAGGTTGTGGAG ATCCACAGAATTCAGAATCAGCCACAGTGGCAGAGGTACTCTGTGTTGAAGCAGGCAGTGGACAAGAAATACCCGAAACAGACAAATGAGCGCTTTCTCTATCATGGCACCACTAAAGACATCTgccagaaaatcaataaaaatggctTCAACCGGAGCTTCTGTGGGAGAAATG CTGTTGTTCACGGTGATGGCACCTACTTTGCCAGAGAAGCCTGGTACTCCTGCCAAGATCAGTACTCAAACCCAGATGAGAACGGATTGAAGTACATCTACAGAGCCAGAGTCGTGACTGGGGCAATGTGTAAAAGCCGAAAAGGAATGAAGGAGCCGGACCCTCTGGACCCCAAGGACCCCCAGGCTGGTCTGCACGACTGTGCAGTGGATAACGTACCTAATCCATTCATCTTTGTGGTGTTCTGTGATGCGGGGGCTTACCCTGACTATCTGATCACCTTCAAGAGTGTTTAA